In Pithys albifrons albifrons isolate INPA30051 chromosome 6, PitAlb_v1, whole genome shotgun sequence, a single genomic region encodes these proteins:
- the TP53I11 gene encoding tumor protein p53-inducible protein 11 encodes MAAKQPPPLMKKHSQTDLVSRLKTRKILGVGGEDDEGEVHRSKISQVLGNEIKFALREPLGLRVWQLVSAVMFSGVAIMALAFPDQLFDAIYEEESVSSKTPIRLYGGALLSIALILWNALYTTEKAIIRWSLLAEACYFAVQFVVTTVSLVDSSRIATGAVLLLTSRALFILVSIYYYYQVGRRPKKV; translated from the exons ATGGCGGCGAAGCAGCCCCCACCGCTGATGAAAAAGCACAGCCAGACAGACCTGGTGAGCAGGCTGAAGACACGCAAGATCCTGGGGGTCGGCGGGGAGGATGACGAAGGCGAGGTCCATCGCTCAAAG ATTAGCCAAGTACTAGGAAATGAAATTAAGTTCGCTCTTCGAGAACCACTGGGCCTCAG GGTCTGGCAACTGGTTTCCGCTGTCATGTTTTCTGGGGTCGCCATCATG GCCCTCGCTTTCCCAGACCAGCTCTTTGATGCCATCTATGAGGAGGAATCAGTGAGCAGCAAGACTCCCATCCGGCTCTATGGAGGAGCCCTCCTCA GCATCGCGCTCATCCTATGGAACGCCCTGTATACCACCGAGAAGGCCATCATCCGCTGGAGCCTGCTGGCCGAGGCCTGCTACTTCGCCGTGCAGTTCGTGG tTACCACTGTCTCCCTCGTTGACAGTAGCCGAATAGCCACAGGTGCTGTGCTCCTCCTGACCAGCCGCGCCCTCTTCATCCTTGTCagcatttattattattaccaaGTTGGACGTCGCCCCAAGAAAGTCTAA